ATTATCGTAATTTTGTCGAGCTCTCCCACCCTTCTTGATCACTTTTGCGATCAAGACAATATTCGAAaagttattcttttttcaagctATACCTACCGGAGACCTATtcctctcgattttttactaAAATGACCAAAAGTACGGGTACCGTTTTTTCGAAACTAGAGTCCCATTTAAAATGGAATGACGATGAATTTGAGGACCATAAAAGAATATagtatattcaattattcatacaCTACCCCACCATGATGATTTCGccgtattattatcatattcgTGATTACAAATAATCTCGATCTTTCTGTcataccattattattatttctcagTTTCACGATTAGATTAGTGACTAATTTTTACCCAgcattattgttgttgctgAAGTTGTTGCAGCAACGGACACACTTCGACTAACGGAGTGCCAAGAATCTCTTCACAAACTTCGTTTATGTTTTGTTCCATCATTAACGAAGATATTTGATCTTCAGTTAACATCTCCCACACTAGAAGGCAtagcaaattttttatttcaatgcgCAAAGCAAATTTTTATCCTTATAACGTACGCGATACAACGATAAACGGACAAACCTGGCCAGACTTTCGCTATCCGAGGTCTCTTCCTCTGGATTCAAATAGCTCATACTTTTCTCAAGTGGACTTGGAACCTTTTTTCCTTTAGCCTCCGCTCTCTCTGCTTTATCTgccttttctttatctttctcaGTGGTTCTTGGTTCGCTTGATCGTCGTTCCGTAAGGCTAGATATGTTTAGCATCATCATTCCGTGGTTCAATAGTTCTTTTACACGTTCGCCTGTGCCACCGCTCCATAAAATATCCAAAGATTGACGGCGGCTAGAACTAtctgataaaaagaagaattataaACCTGCGTAAGTACTTTTGCCATAATTGAAAAGTGATGAAGTTTCGATTCACTACTCTGAgacagttttatttattccagcACTTACTGCACATACTTACTGGAACTGCTGCAGCTTGCGTCACAGGCAGCTGCACTCCTAGAAATCCAATTTGCTACGCGGCTGTCGAGTTTTGCTCTATTTCTAATAGACCGACTCCTAATGACTTCCACCTTGTTATCATTCGGTGTAATATCATAAGTCTTGGACATAGCAGGTAAGGACTGTTGTGTTACCAATTTTTTATAAACTGGTGCCTCTTTTGTTTGCGTACTATCGTCGTTTATAGTCATTGAATTATTCGCATCTGGGCTAAAATCCATTGGCAATGGTTTGTAAGGAATCGGATCATCCTCgtcggaataattttcatcgttgtaACAAGTTTCTTCCAAAGAATTACCCAAGCTAATTTCTGTCCACTCGTCGCCATTATGTACGgcattattcttcttctcagATTCTGGGggcgatattatttttgtcttttttactCGCGACAATGACGTTGTATTTGACAAATGCGGGGATGATGTACTCGATTGGTTCTCTATAGTGTTGATATGCTTCACTTCTGTCGTCGGAATACTGCGAGGTCGGTCTCTCTTTATGTATTTCCGCGGCTCCGTTGAACACAGATTTAAATTGCTTAGGCCTAGATACTCCGAAGACGGATCGTTATCGACctataataaaaatacacgaTCACATACATTTGTCATACGCGCATGAAATCTATTTTCGAATACTTACTTTACTTGGTAATGGACAAGGAGGATTTGGTCCCATTTTTGCAGGGAGCCGTAGATATTCGTCGCTCGTGTAGTCCGTACCAGCCGGTGATCCAGTAATGCTCGAATCGGTAGGTGTGGCAGTTTTAGTTTGATTAGACGAATACAGTGCAGAATCTCCGGTTTGCTGAGAGGGGAAGTCTGCTCCATCGTATCTCCGCGTCTAAAAGCACATGAAAAAATATAGTTCAAGTCAATTTCAAGCAtagattaataatattttttgccattttgtttttctatttttattacccGATGAATTTCGTCACTAATACGCTCCAAATTGCGAAGAGCTTCGGCGTAGGTCATCTTTGCATCGGCAACTGATCTTTCCAATATCTTAACTCTGAGCTTTCGTTCGTCCAGCATCTGTTCGAGATGATCCACCAATTCGTAATAGGGCCTAGGCAGTTCATTGAGTATTGATTATTCTATTTCATCGTAGTTTTTATGTTTGCagatataaaaacaaaatctatACTTGCTACAAACCCCTGGCTTCTCTGTGCTATTTGTTGGAATAATTTGGTCCGAGGATTTGACATAGAGTACATGCTTTTTCGAACAACGAAataaacaattaataataagtAGCAAACAAGAGACAAATAGAGGGGATCGTAGCGCCAAAATCATCACTTCTACAATTAGGGGTAGCATCAGTGATACCGAGATAACGTAAAATAATTTACTATCCAACTTACAACATGAGTAAGTTGTGCCTGTAGGCGATACTGTTTATCAGGAGTAAGCTGCGACGTGCACCCATACTGCCAACATAACCAGGACGTAAACATGCTAACTctacgtgaaaatattcgaaataattaataagaagtaagagaggataaaaaatcaatatatACCACCATACatttggaattggaaaaaaaaaaaattattcagtgtTTGAAAATACAGTCGTAAATTCTTGGTTGCAAAGAGGTAAATATCGACGAAGGTGTTGTCaccaaaacaaaaatgagactttggaacaaaaatcaaatgtagcatctaaaaataattttctacaacCAAGTGAAATCCTAATTTCGAGCAagtgtaataatttattatcattattatattataaatatagaaatcATGCAACTTCTAACGCGTTCGATAACTTGATAAGAATATTAAATCAAGCTCTAATGAATAAAACGTCCGATATAACTTTGATTAGTATTACGGTATACCTCGATTTAGCTATGGCGCCTTTCAATTCTCTGTGGAGTCTTTGAACATTATATTCTGCCCTGTGGTGAACAGCCGTGGTCCGTTTGTGCTCAACCTCTGAAAGGGCTCGTTCGTGCTCGGATTCGTTTACTCTTGATGTAGCGTGATTCAGCATTTCCTAgtacaaaatataatacaaaacaACGGACTAACTTCGCTAAGAGGAATATTCGTTTCTCCATACCTGCCAGGCATGATCGAAGCACCTTCCTTCAGTTCTCAACCCTTCTTCCGCGAGATGAAGCGTTTCTTTTGCAGCGGCATGTTGGCTATTGGCTCTTTCAAATCTTATCGCTGCTTTCTGCATTTCCTGTAGCGCCTAGGAATGATGAAGGAATTAATCGATTGACGATTACTCAACCTGACTTGAGTGGGATTCAAATTTACCTCTTCTGCTTCAAACTTAGAGTCATAATAAGGCCTTGACTTCTCGAGCCAAGGGCATAGCTTCTTACCCAGTTCATCTACCTTCTCCGTAGATTCCCAGAGTAGTTCTCGAAATGCCGTTGTTGCTTCctattaaattaaaattatcatcTCATTGTAATTATTTGGATTGAAATATCGCAGGtcttgatgaaaatttcaaatctttctagaacatgtatatttaatattgTAGGCAATCAAAGTGTTAATAACATACGATAACAGATAAATACCACAGTTGAAACTATTAGTTCATCAAATTTGTTTTGTCATAGAGATGGGGAATGAAAGAGGCCCTAGTCTGTCTAAAACGTCAGAGTAGCGATTCGGTGACACCTTATTATCTATAGGTCGGAGCCTCGTGAGTTAATGCCATCAATGAAATCTAGTCGCAAGCAGTTTTCAATCTTCACGCCTTTGACGTATCAATTCTGTTCATTGTACTGTGCTTTGAACTTTCTCCAGTCATTTAGAATGTGACAGAGAAAATATCGTTGTTATACTTACATGCAAATCAACTTCTAGTTTATTTATATCGTCTGTTGCAGTATTGAGACGCTCTAATTCGATCTGAAATAATATCACGTAAGTCTATGTTTGTTCAGAAAAATACAATCCTCTACAGCTACTACATGATCAATTCATATCATTATCTCGTTAAATAAACTCGTGACCTTTGCAGTTTAACTCGTACTTTCACGTATTAGCTCATAATCAGAAATAACACCTCAAGGAAAAATTGCCGTTTTAAAATAATCAACATAAATCGATTAGATTTAACCATAACTActtatgattttatttcaaggTGATGTCTAACATCAGGTGGATTAATCCATTCAATATCTTACTTTAGCCAATTAATCTGCTGTAAGATAAACTACATAACTGGGTCGTCGCGCTTAtttgtgtatgtacgtacgttacaagGTGCGGTGAAATGAATCGCTgaatagtagaaaaaaaaaggtatttaAATCGAACTCATCGGGAATGTCAATATCACAAGTAGGGcgaagaatatttcaaaataaatcaactCACTGGCTTACCTGTACTCTGGGGTCCACAGCGTCTTCAATTTTATCAGAATGAATGGAAATGTCATTTTTCTCACGCCCGCTCATTATTAATCAAATGATTGAAAAGATTTTATGAACAATTCTACATGTCACCCGCATCGACTGCTACATCCACCGGTAGCCATCTTGAATCGAGTTGAAGTTAGGGGTGGCAATTGACAGATGTCAGAGGATAGATGTAAAAAATTACTGGAATAAAACTATATGTTCCCAGGTAATGaagtttatttgaaaattaatacgaAATCGTCGCTGAATAGTTTTAGAAgatcattttattcatccgcGACTCTTGTGTAATTACTCGGAGTAATTTTCCCCAATGGATTTATTCATTGGGGGCGTCACATGCGGTTCAAGACTTAGTTACAAGATGGCACTCGTTGCGATAGGGTTGCGAACGCCGAGAGATGGCGAGAGGGCGATGTGCATTTTTTATGACGCCGTTAGAACTCAGTGTTCATTCAACATTCGAACCGTTCGTGTGTGTCGTGACGTGCGTAGGGTGGTGGGATTCAGAGATCGCTTGAAAGGTCAAACCGTTTCCAGGCTGAATCGGCAACCAACTGTAGCATTGTTCTCTCCTCTATCCCAACTCTAGTAGCCGGTaagctgaaaaaaacatttcaccCTATTTATTTGCAGAAACGCTGAGAAATAAGACCAATGCATCGGCTGAAAGACCCTTGGTTTTAAACGTCGCTGCGGATTTCCACGTGCTATACCTTATACGTATTTCATCCCGTACTCGTCGTAAGTACTTTGATCATGAAAACGTGATCGTGCAACCGTTACATCGTCAGTTTTTAGTTTCTGTAAACTTTCTATTCGGTTATTTTTACCGTATTCTCTTCCCGCTGCACCCATGCGAGCGAGTCAAACTGTTCGGAGTACCCGTGCTGGCGCTTATTGTTGAACAGTACGACAAAGAAATCGTCGAGCAACGATAATAACACTTTCCAACCATAACGTTTACACCCAAATGATCCCACTCACCGATTCTAAGTtttattcattgtcaaattGAAATCCATTCCGATGCGTTTTATTCGATAttgttttccttctttcaaaACGTATGCAGATAAACGTTTGCAGGAAGTAAAACGccagaggaaaataaaacaacataGTAtacataatgataatgataatgataatgataatgataatgataacaccAAGAAGGGACAAGACAATATCACCTAAGCCCGCTCCCCCAGACCATACCTCTTATTAGGTATAGTTGCCTATAGCAAtataaatgatatttatattcatcatCAAAACAAACTTCCTTCGGAGTCACGCACCACACGATAGGTAGAACAATATCTTTGTGACACGTGTGTGCATAAAGATATTGTAACGTATGACCATGTGTTTGTATTGACCGAGATGCGACGGAGTACTCGTCTTTTTGCTCGGCTGGAGATATCCTTCGAAATTCACgcaagaaagagagagaaatcagAACTAGGGAATGATTTGCCTGACAATTGTCGAATGTTAGCTGCtcatgatataataattttttcaatgagaTTCGGTGCCAACCGTGCGATTTACGCAGGTAATCTTACAATTGGATTCGATCATCAATTCGAAACATCCGGATACGATATTCTCATATGAAAACCTCGCGGCAATCCCCCCTCTCGTTCAATGGCGAAAGAATGCAATTTGTCGtttatcgttgaatcgaatataattatattttttctctccgtaacAAAACTATCATAcatcttcaaaaaaattattcaaggtATACAACTATGTACTCATAATTTCAGTTCCAAGTTGTGACGTCGAATGATTATCGGGTATACTATATTCCTTTAACATTTTCCGTCTTTTTGAACGTGAACGACGAGAGtgcgaaggaaaaaacaaataattaatcagcGAACAATGATGCAGCGTGGcatttgtatacctatacatggtatataggtacaacaATATATCAGGTTACGATCATCGTGATTCGCAACGAAATACCGACGCCCCCCCCGTTACGCAgacgtgaaaattaattatagaGTTACGCCCACTTGATaacgaacaataaataataataccgaATCTATCGCAATTCCATATCGTCGCTGCACCGCGAATACGGAGATCGATGTAGCCAAAATCTCAACGCTGACGAGATTCTTCTTCCGAGGGCAATTGTCGAGGGCAATTACGGTATGTAGGTAAGCGTACAGGGACAATATGTGGAAACTGGCCACTCCGTACGCCCACGACTCCGCGAAAACTTCTTCGCGAATCATACAAAAcggttgaaaatgaaacgagttGTTTTTAGTCCCGTACGCGGATCCCCAGAATCCCCCAAATTTCTTTTCGCGTGTGTTTCGCTCAAGGAATATTTGTCCCGTGTGATCAGAACTCTCTGTCTTTGAATTTAGAACGTAGATCTTTTTCTCCGCAATGCGatgtacgatatacgtgtCATAAATGTACGTATCCTATATCACTCGTATAATGTACGGTATGTTTGTTGCGCAACATCATCGTCGCCGACGTCGCGATCATCGCGCACCGTCAACCGAGGCACATAATGCACATTTCGCAAGtgatgaaaacggaaaacgtaCGTGAGATTTGGAACAAACGGGATACGTGCGTAGACAAACGCACACCTTGCGTAGGTACACCGTGCGAGATATGCTCTGCTAgagtttcattttcaaattctcccGACTCTCGACCGATCTCTGTGACACCTCGTCGTCCGACACGTttgacaaaatattttcacgcgTCTTTGATTCTCTTacgctctctccctctctctctctctctctctctctctctctctctccctctctcactCTTCGTATAACCGCATACGACGGTGAAGGGAAAGCGACGGAAAAAGTCATCGCAGAGGCGCAACGAACAACGTTACAGTAGCTACACATGTACCTATActgtgtatattttatcgtgCTTCCCGCCGTTGATAGTTTGATGCTTTTCTTGCTTCCGCGGTACCCACCCGCGTACGCTTCTTATGTAGGTAGAGCGTGCGCGAGTCGTCGGTGAGTATGAAATTCAAGTCGAAGACCGTCACAAAATAGGAGTCACCGATTGTGAGAAAGTAGGGAAAGTGTCTCGGAACTCGAAAGGCAAGGGGAATTCATGTTAGCTCGTCTATGTGGTATTCCTACGTATTTATTATTCGCGTAGTTCGACCAACGCAACTCCGTGTGGGGCGTCACCGATCGTCAGGGATCTGGCTGACGACGATCGACCGCGACTCGATAGATCCACCGCCCTACCTACACTGTGTATGTGCCGCACTCACGTTTTCGATCACCCCGGATCATTACCAAGGGTTCAATGTTGAAGCGGAGTCAGGAACGGGAGTAACCCTTATACGAATTGAATTCGAAGAGGAATCGAGTCGTTTATTATTCTGTTTCCTGTACTGAATCGCCCCCTGATCCACGTCCCTATCGGCCGTCCGTTGGATCTTTCATATTTTACTTGTTAGCTACGTTGTCCGACATACTTTCGCGGGGGGGGATTGTACGAAAACAGTTCGAGCCACGCTAACAAAACGTAGTCTTTTCTTCCTCCCGATCCCTCCCGAGTTTCGGTCCAATCTCTTTCGAACGTACCACGCCGGAAACATGATTCTCCGTGCAAGCCCGACGTCCCGATATTTCACAGTACAGGTGCTGTAGTAGtgattgtcgtcgtcgtcgtcgtcgtcgtcgtcggtttcATCGTGATCCGATGTACGCGTTGGTGTACGTGTGCGCTCGGTTTTAGAAATGAATCAGGTGTCGCGAAGGATATCGTTGTTATATCGTATACATTGTACGCTCCCGATGTGTAGGCACGCCATGCAGGCACCTACAATACTGTAACCGGTTTCATATCTTcgtctttaaatttttttgtatttctctcAGCTCCGACTCTTTTACAATACGCATTTATCGACGatttcgttcgtccgtttGCTTGGTTCGCGAAGCAATTGGTTGAGAATGACGGGAAattgcgttgaaaaaaattctacttcCATCGCAGGGACGAGAAATATTTAGTCTCCACGCGCGTATGTTGAACTTTCGCCTGTTttccgcaatttttcaaaggttcTGCAAACTCCCGATCGATTAGATCGAGATGGTCCGGAGGATGAAAATCGGCACAGTAACGAACGGATGGCCAAATCATTTCCGCCGCTGCACCTACGCCCATCTTCTCGCTGTGCGTTGACGTGCCACGTACAGTTAATGTCAAAGGTAAATTTTTACTACGCTTCGGGTTGCCTTTTGCCGAGCCTTTTGCCTTCGTTATAAGGCGAATTGTTCGGGCCGGATAGAATTTAGTCGCTGCACCGGAGTGGAGTGGAAAGGAATGGAATGGAACGGAGCGGAGTGGAGCggagtggagagagagagaggacaGAAGATCGCGATTGGAGGCGGCGATATGGTGGAAAAGCAGCTTACACCGGACAACCGGGTGAAGAACGGTGCGCGGTGGCACAGCCGGTGACTGGCACTGCCATCCACAGACGTTCATGGAACGGAGGAAtaactatgtacgtacgtacgtacgtacgtacgtacaaccttGTATGTAACTTTTCTAGTTGTGCGGTGGATGCGGTGGTGGTTGCCGATCGCTTCTGTGGTAAGGTTCACCTACAGCCGTCACAGT
This region of Athalia rosae chromosome 7, iyAthRosa1.1, whole genome shotgun sequence genomic DNA includes:
- the LOC105687914 gene encoding uncharacterized protein LOC105687914 isoform X4, whose product is MSGREKNDISIHSDKIEDAVDPRVQIELERLNTATDDINKLEVDLHEATTAFRELLWESTEKVDELGKKLCPWLEKSRPYYDSKFEAEEALQEMQKAAIRFERANSQHAAAKETLHLAEEGLRTEGRCFDHAWQEMLNHATSRVNESEHERALSEVEHKRTTAVHHRAEYNVQRLHRELKGAIAKSSMGARRSLLLINSIAYRHNLLMLPYYELVDHLEQMLDERKLRVKILERSVADAKMTYAEALRNLERISDEIHRTRRYDGADFPSQQTGDSALYSSNQTKTATPTDSSITGSPAGTDYTSDEYLRLPAKMGPNPPCPLPSKVDNDPSSEYLGLSNLNLCSTEPRKYIKRDRPRSIPTTEVKHINTIENQSSTSSPHLSNTTSLSRVKKTKIISPPESEKKNNAVHNGDEWTEISLGNSLEETCYNDENYSDEDDPIPYKPLPMDFSPDANNSMTINDDSTQTKEAPVYKKLVTQQSLPAMSKTYDITPNDNKVEVIRSRSIRNRAKLDSRVANWISRSAAACDASCSSSNSSSRRQSLDILWSGGTGERVKELLNHGMMMLNISSLTERRSSEPRTTEKDKEKADKAERAEAKGKKVPSPLEKSMSYLNPEEETSDSESLARFVLWEMLTEDQISSLMMEQNINEVCEEILGTPLVEVCPLLQQLQQQQ
- the LOC105687914 gene encoding uncharacterized protein LOC105687914 isoform X1 codes for the protein MSGREKNDISIHSDKIEDAVDPRVQIELERLNTATDDINKLEVDLHEATTAFRELLWESTEKVDELGKKLCPWLEKSRPYYDSKFEAEEALQEMQKAAIRFERANSQHAAAKETLHLAEEGLRTEGRCFDHAWQEMLNHATSRVNESEHERALSEVEHKRTTAVHHRAEYNVQRLHRELKGAIAKSSMGARRSLLLINSIAYRHNLLMLPYYELVDHLEQMLDERKLRVKILERSVADAKMTYAEALRNLERISDEIHRTRRYDGADFPSQQTGDSALYSSNQTKTATPTDSSITGSPAGTDYTSDEYLRLPAKMGPNPPCPLPSKVDNDPSSEYLGLSNLNLCSTEPRKYIKRDRPRSIPTTEVKHINTIENQSSTSSPHLSNTTSLSRVKKTKIISPPESEKKNNAVHNGDEWTEISLGNSLEETCYNDENYSDEDDPIPYKPLPMDFSPDANNSMTINDDSTQTKEAPVYKKLVTQQSLPAMSKTYDITPNDNKVEVIRSRSIRNRAKLDSRVANWISRSAAACDASCSSSNSSSRRQSLDILWSGGTGERVKELLNHGMMMLNISSLTERRSSEPRTTEKDKEKADKAERAEAKGKKVPSPLEKSMSYLNPEEETSDSESLASVGDVN
- the LOC105687914 gene encoding uncharacterized protein LOC105687914 isoform X3, which encodes MSGREKNDISIHSDKIEDAVDPRVQIELERLNTATDDINKLEVDLHEATTAFRELLWESTEKVDELGKKLCPWLEKSRPYYDSKFEAEEALQEMQKAAIRFERANSQHAAAKETLHLAEEGLRTEGRCFDHAWQEMLNHATSRVNESEHERALSEVEHKRTTAVHHRAEYNVQRLHRELKGAIAKSRPYYELVDHLEQMLDERKLRVKILERSVADAKMTYAEALRNLERISDEIHRTRRYDGADFPSQQTGDSALYSSNQTKTATPTDSSITGSPAGTDYTSDEYLRLPAKMGPNPPCPLPSKVDNDPSSEYLGLSNLNLCSTEPRKYIKRDRPRSIPTTEVKHINTIENQSSTSSPHLSNTTSLSRVKKTKIISPPESEKKNNAVHNGDEWTEISLGNSLEETCYNDENYSDEDDPIPYKPLPMDFSPDANNSMTINDDSTQTKEAPVYKKLVTQQSLPAMSKTYDITPNDNKVEVIRSRSIRNRAKLDSRVANWISRSAAACDASCSSSNSSSRRQSLDILWSGGTGERVKELLNHGMMMLNISSLTERRSSEPRTTEKDKEKADKAERAEAKGKKVPSPLEKSMSYLNPEEETSDSESLASVGDVN
- the LOC105687914 gene encoding uncharacterized protein LOC105687914 isoform X2 → MSGREKNDISIHSDKIEDAVDPRVQEATTAFRELLWESTEKVDELGKKLCPWLEKSRPYYDSKFEAEEALQEMQKAAIRFERANSQHAAAKETLHLAEEGLRTEGRCFDHAWQEMLNHATSRVNESEHERALSEVEHKRTTAVHHRAEYNVQRLHRELKGAIAKSSMGARRSLLLINSIAYRHNLLMLPYYELVDHLEQMLDERKLRVKILERSVADAKMTYAEALRNLERISDEIHRTRRYDGADFPSQQTGDSALYSSNQTKTATPTDSSITGSPAGTDYTSDEYLRLPAKMGPNPPCPLPSKVDNDPSSEYLGLSNLNLCSTEPRKYIKRDRPRSIPTTEVKHINTIENQSSTSSPHLSNTTSLSRVKKTKIISPPESEKKNNAVHNGDEWTEISLGNSLEETCYNDENYSDEDDPIPYKPLPMDFSPDANNSMTINDDSTQTKEAPVYKKLVTQQSLPAMSKTYDITPNDNKVEVIRSRSIRNRAKLDSRVANWISRSAAACDASCSSSNSSSRRQSLDILWSGGTGERVKELLNHGMMMLNISSLTERRSSEPRTTEKDKEKADKAERAEAKGKKVPSPLEKSMSYLNPEEETSDSESLASVGDVN